ACAACAAAAAAACGCGCCTCCACTTAATCTGCGCCCCTTTTCTTTTGCCCGCGTTTCCCGCACAGTCCGGCCTTCAAGGATCACCCTTTTTCCGGAATCAGCATGAGCACACCCAAAACTCCGCAAAAGCCCATGCCGGGCAATGCAGACCAAACCCCAGGACGCCGCCCGGTCCTGCCATGGCCGCTGCCCGCCCTTATCGTCTGGAGCGCGTGCTGGGCACTTTTCCTGAGCCTGAGAGCCCTGCAACTTCCTGTCTTGTGGAGTCTGATCCTGGCCACAAGTCTTGGTCTCGCGGCCGGCCTGCGCGCCGCCTCTACCTGGCGCAAACTTTTCATCAGCGCCGGCTTTCCCCTGTCTTTGGCCGCCTCAAACCTCGGAGACGGACTTTCGCCCTGGGTCTGGCTCATCCCGCTTGGGCTTTTACTGCTCCTCTATCCCATGAGCGCCTGGCGGGACGCCCCGCTCTTCCCCACTCCCCATGGCATTTTGGACGGATTGGACAAGGTCGCGCCGCTCAAATGCACGGATCGCATTCTGGACGCAGGTTGCGGGCTGGGTGCGGGACTTGCGGAGTTGTATCGGGTCTATCCTTTGGCGCAGCTTGACGGCGTGGAGAAAAGCTGGCCCCTGCGCCTCCTATGCGCTTGGCGCTGCCCTTTCGCCCACGTTCGCCACGCAGATATCTGGAAAGAGGATTGGTCGGCCTACTCCATGGTCTACATGTTCCAACGACCCGAGAGCATGGGTCCGGCAGCCGAGAAGGCGAGGCAGGAGCTTTCCAAAGGGAGCTGGCTGGTCAGCCTGGAATTCGAAGCCCCGACTTTAAAACCTGTCGTCGTGCTCCGAAACCGGGCGGACAAGCCCGTCTGGGTCTACCGCATGGGGTGAATCCACATCCGGTCCGGGACACAATACCGTCGGACTGGCTGAAAACATGGATTCCCGCCTGCGCGGGAATGACTTCGAGGTGCGTGATGACTCCGAAGTAACGCGATGACTGCGCCGAAGGCATGGATTCCCGCCTGCGCGGGAATGACTTCGAGGTGCGTGATGACTCCGAAGTAACGCGATGACTGCGCCGAAGGCATGGATTCCCGCCTTCGCGGGAATGACTTCGAGGTGTGTGATGACTCCGAGGTAACGTGACGACAGATTCGTCATTCCCGCGAAGGCGGGAATCCATGGTTCTGTCGAAGTTGGCCCTTGGCGCAGCCTAAAAAAACGAAAACCCCCTCCGCTTCTGCGATGGGGGTTTTTCGTTTGAATCGTTTTACGAAACGTTACTGCGTGCTTGTAAACTCATGTCCCTTGTGCAAGGCCTTGGAGACCGGGATGACATCGGCGGTGGGACAAAAAAGCGTCTCCATGGTGACATCTTTCAGCGCCTCGCAGAGCACCTGGTCCATGTTCTCGACGAAGACAATCTCAAGATCCTTCAGGATGACTTTCGGCACTTCCTTCAGATCCCGTTCGTTCTCCTTGGGCATCAGCACTTTTGTGATCAGCCCCCGGTGGGCGGCCAGGAGCTTGTCGCGCACCCCGCCGATGGGCAGAACCCGGCCGCGCAGGGTGATTTCTCCGGTCATGGCCACGTCGTTCCGCACGGGGATGTCGAGCAAGGCCGAGGCCAGGCAGGTGGCTAGCGTGATCCCGGCCGAAGGCCCGTCCTTGGGCGTGGCCCCTTCGGGCACATGGATGTGGATGTCGATCTCCTTGTAGAAATCCTTGCGCAACCCGAAAAATTCCGACCTGGAACGGATATAGCTGATGGCCGCCTTGGCCGATTCCTGCATGACATCGCCAAGCTTGCCGGTGATCTCGATCTTGCCCGTGCCGGGCATGAGCGCCACTTCCACAAAGAGAAGCTCTCCGCCGACCTGGGTCCAGGCGAGGCCCGTGGCCACTCCGACCTGGGCCTCTTCCTCGCGCTGGCCGTGGCGAACCTTGGGAACTCCAAGGTAGGTACCGAGCATGGACTTGGTCACGGCCACGGTCTTGCCCATGTCGCCCTCTTCCACCAGAGCCCTGGCTACCTTGCGGCAGACCGAGGCCAGCTCGCGCTCCATGTTGCGCACCCCGGATTCGCGGGTGTAGCGGCGGATGATCTCAAGGATCGCGCCCTTGGACATGCTCAGGTTCTCGGGTTTGAGACCATGCTGCTCAAGCTGCTTGGGCAGCAAGAAATCGGAAGCGATACGCTCCTTCTCCGTCTCCAGATAGCCGGGGATGGTGATGATCTCCATGCGGTCCTGCAGAGGCAGCGGAATGGTCTGCAAGGAATTGGCCGTAGTGATGAAAAAGACCTGGGACAGGTCGTAGTCCATGTCCAGGTAATGGTCGTTGAAAGCGCTGTTCTGTTCCGGGTCGAGCACTTCAAGCAGCGCGGCCGAAGGGTCGCCGCGAAAATCCATGCTCATCTTGTCGACCTCGTCCAGACAGAAGACCGGATTGTTGGTCGAGACGCGCTTCAAAGACTGGATGATCTTGCCCGGCAGGGCTCCGACATAGGTACGGCGATGGCCGCGAATCTCGGCTTCGTCGCGCACGCCGCCCAGCGACAGGCGCACGAATTCGCGCCCCGTGGCCCGGGCGATGGACTTGGCCAAGGATGTCTTGCCCACGCCGGGAGGGCCGACCAGACAAAGAATGGGTCCGCGCAATTTTTTGACCAGAGCCTGCACGGCCAGGTATTCGAGGATGCGCTCCTTGGGCTTTTCCAGCCCGTAGTGGTCGTCATCCAAAATTTTCTGCGCCTGCTTGATATCGATGTCCACATCACGGACCACGTTCCAGGGCAAAGCCAGGATCCAGTCCACGTAGTTGCGCAGCACCGCATACTCGGCCGAGGACGGCGGAGTCTGACGCAGCTTCTTCATCTCGGCCATGGCCTTGGAGCGGGCCTCCTCGGGCATGTCCTTGTCTTTGAGCTGGGCCTCCAGATCTTCCACATCGGCCTTGGGATCGAAGTCGCGACCCATTTCCTTGTGGATGGCTTTCAGCTGCTCGCCGAGGTAGTAATCCTTCTGGTTCTCCTCCATCTGCTTCTTGACCCGGCCTTTGATCTTCTTTTCCAGAGAAAAGACCTCGACCTCTTCCTGGATGAGTTCATAGACCCGCTCCAGACGACGGACGGGATTGCGCAGTTCAAGAACACCCTGTTTGCGATCGTAAGTGGCTTTGAGGTGAGGGGCAATGCTGTCGGCCAGACGGCCGGGCTGGGACACGCTGGTAATGGCCAGGATTGTCTCCTTGGCCAGCTTGCGGTTGACCTGGGAGTACTCCTCCACCGCCTCGTGGGTGGCGCGGACCAGAGCCTCCCCTTCCATGAGATTGCCCTCGACGTCAGGCAGCGCAATGGTACGCACCATCTGGATATCGTCCTCGGTCATGAGCCCTCGCTCATGATCCCATGACGCGCGGTACAGCCCCTCGAAGAGTACCTTGATGGTCCCGTCGGGCAGACGCAGCATCTGCAACACCTTGCTGACCGTGCCCACGGCGTAGAGGCCGTCCACATCGGGACGCTCCTGACCGGGATCTTTCTGGGCGACCAGAAAGATCCGCTTCTCGTATTTGTCCAAGGCCATCTCGATGGCCTTGATGGAAGAGTCCCGGCCCACGAAAAGAGGCACGATGGACTTGGGGAACATAACCACTTCTCGCAGGGACATGACCGGAAGGATCATGCTCCCGTAGGTGGATTTTTCGAAAACAATGGCATCGGTCATGGTTGGTCTCGCAGGTCTTGGCCGACCATGGATGGTCAGGCGCTCTTGGCCTCGGGTTTGAACAGGAGCAAAGGTTCCTTGCCCTCTTCCACCACGGCCTTGTTGATAACGCATTCTGTCACGTCCTTGGTGGACGGCAGCGTGTACATGATGTCGAGCATGATGGATTCCATCACGGACCGAAGGCCCCGAGCCCCGGTTTCCAGCTTGATGGCTCTGGCGGCCAGGGCTTTCAAAGCATTTTGCGTGAATTTGAGTTCCACGTTCTCAAGCTCGAACATCTTCTGATACTGTTTGATGAGAGCGTTCTTGGGCTCCTGCAGGATGCGCATCAGATCGTCCTCGTTCAATTCGGTGAGCGAGGTGATGACCGAGATGCGACCTGTAAATTCAGGAATAAGTCCGAAACGGATGAGGTCCATGGGGTGAACCTGTTTGAGCAGGCTGTCGGTGTTGTCATCCTGCTTGCGGCGCATCGTGGCGCCGAATCCCATGCTCGAACCCTGCACGCGCTGCTTGACCATATCGTCCAGTCCGATGAAGGCCCCGCCGACAATGAAAAGAATGTTCGACGTATCAAGGCGGATGAATTCCTGCTGCGGATGCTTGCGGCCGCCCTTGGGCGGGATGTTGGCCACGGTCCCTTCGATGATCTTTAAAAGCGCCTGCTGCACGCCTTCGCCGGACACGTCGCGGGTGATGGACGGGCTGTCGGACTTGCGCGAAATCTTGTCGATCTCATCCACATAGATGATGCCCTTGGCCGCCGTCTCCAGATTGTAGTCGGCGTTCTGCACCAGCTGGACCAGGATGTTCTCCACGTCCTCGCCCACGTACCCGGCCTCGGTCAGCGTCGTGGCGTCGGCGATGGCAAAAGGCACTTTCAGGATGCGGGCCAAGGTCTGGGCCAGCAGGGTCTTGCCTGAACCCGTGGGACCGATCAGCAGAATGTTGCTCTTGTCGAGTTCCACGTCATCCTTGACCAGGGCGTGGTACTTGATGCGCTTATAGTGGTTGTACACTGCCACGGACAGGATCTTCTTGGCGTCGTCCTGGCCGACCACGTAATCATCCAGGGCGGCCTTGATCTCCTGGGGCAACGGGA
This DNA window, taken from Desulfomicrobium sp. ZS1, encodes the following:
- a CDS encoding class I SAM-dependent methyltransferase, with protein sequence MSTPKTPQKPMPGNADQTPGRRPVLPWPLPALIVWSACWALFLSLRALQLPVLWSLILATSLGLAAGLRAASTWRKLFISAGFPLSLAASNLGDGLSPWVWLIPLGLLLLLYPMSAWRDAPLFPTPHGILDGLDKVAPLKCTDRILDAGCGLGAGLAELYRVYPLAQLDGVEKSWPLRLLCAWRCPFAHVRHADIWKEDWSAYSMVYMFQRPESMGPAAEKARQELSKGSWLVSLEFEAPTLKPVVVLRNRADKPVWVYRMG
- the lon gene encoding endopeptidase La translates to MTDAIVFEKSTYGSMILPVMSLREVVMFPKSIVPLFVGRDSSIKAIEMALDKYEKRIFLVAQKDPGQERPDVDGLYAVGTVSKVLQMLRLPDGTIKVLFEGLYRASWDHERGLMTEDDIQMVRTIALPDVEGNLMEGEALVRATHEAVEEYSQVNRKLAKETILAITSVSQPGRLADSIAPHLKATYDRKQGVLELRNPVRRLERVYELIQEEVEVFSLEKKIKGRVKKQMEENQKDYYLGEQLKAIHKEMGRDFDPKADVEDLEAQLKDKDMPEEARSKAMAEMKKLRQTPPSSAEYAVLRNYVDWILALPWNVVRDVDIDIKQAQKILDDDHYGLEKPKERILEYLAVQALVKKLRGPILCLVGPPGVGKTSLAKSIARATGREFVRLSLGGVRDEAEIRGHRRTYVGALPGKIIQSLKRVSTNNPVFCLDEVDKMSMDFRGDPSAALLEVLDPEQNSAFNDHYLDMDYDLSQVFFITTANSLQTIPLPLQDRMEIITIPGYLETEKERIASDFLLPKQLEQHGLKPENLSMSKGAILEIIRRYTRESGVRNMERELASVCRKVARALVEEGDMGKTVAVTKSMLGTYLGVPKVRHGQREEEAQVGVATGLAWTQVGGELLFVEVALMPGTGKIEITGKLGDVMQESAKAAISYIRSRSEFFGLRKDFYKEIDIHIHVPEGATPKDGPSAGITLATCLASALLDIPVRNDVAMTGEITLRGRVLPIGGVRDKLLAAHRGLITKVLMPKENERDLKEVPKVILKDLEIVFVENMDQVLCEALKDVTMETLFCPTADVIPVSKALHKGHEFTSTQ
- the clpX gene encoding ATP-dependent Clp protease ATP-binding subunit ClpX — its product is MAERKKRTGKDLTCSFCGKGQDEVLRLIAGPDVYICNECIGLCDDILKNDNRKEDLDSSDIPLPQEIKAALDDYVVGQDDAKKILSVAVYNHYKRIKYHALVKDDVELDKSNILLIGPTGSGKTLLAQTLARILKVPFAIADATTLTEAGYVGEDVENILVQLVQNADYNLETAAKGIIYVDEIDKISRKSDSPSITRDVSGEGVQQALLKIIEGTVANIPPKGGRKHPQQEFIRLDTSNILFIVGGAFIGLDDMVKQRVQGSSMGFGATMRRKQDDNTDSLLKQVHPMDLIRFGLIPEFTGRISVITSLTELNEDDLMRILQEPKNALIKQYQKMFELENVELKFTQNALKALAARAIKLETGARGLRSVMESIMLDIMYTLPSTKDVTECVINKAVVEEGKEPLLLFKPEAKSA